CGGCCGCCGCGCAGCAGGGCGCGGACGAACTCGTCGAGCAGGGCGGCCGGGCCGGGCCGCGTGGCCGCCTCCGCCTGCCCGCCCTCCCAGACCAGCACCGCGACGGTGGCGGTGAGCGGATTGTGCACCGGCTCGGTGATGCGCTGGGCGTGGGTCCAGTCCAGGAACCTGCGGGCCGTGGCGCCGTCGGGGAACCAGCGGGCCGCCAGCAGCGCCACGTCCGCGTCGGTGAAGTGCGCCAGGTGGTACGCCGGATAGCCGTCGCCCAGCACGGCCAGCTCGTCCTCCGCCAGGTGCCGCGTGGTCACCAGGACCCGCCAGGGCCTCGGCGGGCCGGACGGGCCGGGGGAGCGGGCCAGCTCCGCGAGGCGGTTGAGGACGACGGCCCGCTCGTCCGGGTCGGCGACGGCGTCGAGCGCGTCGACGCAGACCAGCCACCGTCGGCCGGGGGCGGGGGCCTGCTCGACGTCGAGCGGGACGCCCTCCCGCGGGTACGCCTCGGCGAGCGCCGCGGGCAGCGGCTGGTGCACCAGGGCGGTGGCCGGCAGGCTCACCAGCACCGGACCGGGCGGGGAGCGCCGGCGTCGGCCGCGCCCGGCGAGCCACCGCCGCGCCGACCGGGCGCTCTCGTAGCGGACGAGCGCCGTCTTCCCGCTGCCCGGCTCCCCGATCAGCAGCACGTTGCCGGTGCCGGTGAGCAGGTCCGCCACGTCGACGCCGTCGCCGGACGGGGCGAGTCGCGGCACCGCGCGGCGCGGCACGTACACCTCGGACAGCGGTTTGACGTAGCCGCCGAAGCGGTGCGGGTGCACGATGCCGGCGTCCGCCGCGCCGCGCCAGACCGGGCGCAACGAGGTCCACCAGTCGCGCCGGCCCCGGGTGTGGCGGCGGACGGCGACGGTCGCGGTGACGATCGCGGTGACGAGCGTCACCGAGCCGCCGACGACACTGGCGACCATGTCCGAGACGTCAAGGTCCATCGACGGTCAGGACCGGCCCGCGCCCGGCTGGTTCGCCGACAGGTGGTGGGCGCCGCATCCCTCGCAGTACGCGCCGCTCTGCTCCTCGCCGCAGTGCCGCCACGGCGCGGACGGTCCGGCCGGCTTGTCCCGCTGCGCCGGCGGCTCCTGCGGCCCCCACCGGGACGTGTGGTGGGCCACGACCAGGGAGGACTGCGTGAGTCGGGCGTCGACGTCGGGCTTGAGCCGGACCCGGCCGCCGGCGGCGTCCAGGACGTCCACGACGCGGGCGAGCAGGGCGACGTCGTCGTCGCGGCCCGAGGCGTGGGCGAGCGCCACCGCGCGCCCGAGGTGCTCCTCCGCCTCGGCGACCCGACCCGCCCGGGCGGCCGCCAGCCCTCGCTGGACCGCCGCCGCGTAGTCCTGCTGGCGGGTGTAGTACGCGACGCTCTCGTTGATCTCCGAGTACCGCAGGGCGTCCTCGGTCCACTCCACGTCGAGCGGCGCCTCCACCGGCGTGGTGTCCGCCCCCGCATGGACGCTCAACCAGCCGATGCGCCGCCGGGCCCCGGGCACCATCGCGTCGACCTCCAGGGCGACGTGGTAGTCCCGCTGGTCGTGCGGGCTCCACGCGCCGACCGGGTAGTCGGTGCCCAGCTCGCCGGCCGGCTCGCCGCGCCCGCTCAGGTCGGCCAGCGCCGGGTGCACCTGCTTGACGAAGCGGACCCGGGCCAGCCCGGTCGTGCGCACCCGGAGCCGGACGTCGGGGATCCGCCGGGACATCGCGCGGGTCAGCACCGCCCGGAAGTCGTCGGCGAGCCCGGTGAGGTCCTCGACCGGCACGACGGGGTTGGCGCCCAACGCCTCCGCGATGCCGAGCAGTTCCGCCGCGTCCCAGTCGTGCACGCCGTCGGCGGAGCCGATGGCGCGGCAGTCGACGGTGAAGCGGCCCACGCAGTCGTCCACCGCCGCCCGCAGGTCGGCGGGGCGCTGGGACTCGTTGCGCCCGTCGGTGAGCAGGATGACGTGCCCGATCGCGCCCGGCCGCGTGGCCAGCAGGTGGCGGGCCAGCAGCAGCCACGTGCCGATGGCGGTGCCGCCGTGCGGCGCCACGTGCCGCAGCGCGTTGCGGGCGGCGGCCCGGGTGGTCTCGTCGGCGACCGCCAGCCGCCGGTCGCCCGGGTAGACCATCGTGGCGTGGGCGGTGCCGGACACCACCGCGAACGCGACCCCGTCGGGCAGGGCTTCGATGGCCGCGGCGGTGGCCTGCCGGGCGGCGCGCATCTTGGCCTGGGGCGCGCCCATCGAGCCCGAGGAGTCGAGCAGGATCACCTCCGCGAGGTCGTCGTGCCGGACGCCCGCGTGGACGGGTTCCTCGCCCCGGACCGTGGCGACCACGTCGAGGACCGCCCCGTCGGCGGAGACGCACTCGGTGTGGTGCACGCGCAGCCGCAGCGGCAGATCGTTGGCGGGGGACACGGGTGACCTCTTTCCGTCGGGGCCGGCGGCCGGGATCACCACCACGTCACCGGCCGGTACGCGTTGGCCAGTTCGACGAGCGCGATCCGTTCGCGCCGGTCGGCGGTGCGCCGGGCGCGGGAGCGGCAGCGGCGTTCGAAGGCGCGGCGGAGGGCGTCCTCGTCGAGCCGGTGACCGAACAGCCGCCGGCCGCCGTGGCGCCCCTCGGTCAGGTCGCAGTCCAGCGCGATCCGCAGGATGTGCGCCTCCACCTCCTCGCGTTCGCCGAACGGGGGCAGCTTGTCGACGATCGCGGCGGCGTCGAGCGCCGTGTCGAGCCGGTGCCCGTCGTCCGGCGCGTCGAGCAGGATCCGCACCGCACAGGTCACCGCCGCCGTCGAGGCGCGGGAGGACTCCGGCACCCGCAGCAGGGCGTCCGCCGCGCTGCGCGCGTCCGCCGTCTCCAGCAGGCAGCGGGCCAGCCCGAACGCCGCGCCCACCACGCCCGGGTCGGCGTCCCACACCCCCCGGTAGTGGTCGGCCGCCGTGCGCGGGTCACCGTCGAGTTCGCAGGCCACCGCGTACGCGAGCCGCGTGGACACCTCGCCGGGCAGCCAGCCGTAGACCTGCCCGAACCAGCGTCGGGCGGTGGCGGCGTCCCGCCCCACCAGGGCCACCAGGCCGCGGTGCCACCACAGTGCCCAGTCCCGCAACTCCTCGGGGAAGTCGGCGAGCAACGGGCCGGCCTCGTCCACCCGCCCGGTGGCGAGGTGGGCCCGGACGGCGCGGTAGGTCACCTGGGCGGTTCGTTCCGGGGCGGTCCGCAACAGCTCGATGAGCTCGGCCGGGTCGGCGGAGCCGAGCGAAGCGAGGAACCCGGCGGCCGGGTCGGCGCCGTCGACCAGGGGCACAGGCAGGCCGAGCATGATCTCCACAACGTCCAGGGCGTCGCGGTCGGTGTGCAGAGCAAAGGCGCACGCGGACGGGCTGAACAGGGTGGACCGGGTCGGCCGGGGCACCCCGTCGGTCGCCGAGCTGACCTGCCGTCGTACCCCCCGGACCTGTTCGCGCATCTCGGCCGCCGAGGCGAACCGGTCCTCCGGCTCGGCGGCGGTGGCGCGGGCGAGCAGCCGCAGGAACGGGTCGAGCCGCGCGGGCACGGGCAGCCGCAGCACGTCCTGCCCCGGCGGGATCCGGGTCACCTCGGTGGAACGGGGCACCAGGGTCAGCGCGGCCAGCGTCCGGCCGACGGTGTAGAGGTCCGACCGCACGCTCGGACCGGCGGGTCCCAGCCGCTCCACCTCCGGCGCGGTGTAGCCCACGGTGCCCCACGCCGGGCTCACCGTGTTGTCGATCCGGCGGGCCGCGCCGAAGTCGACCAGCTTGATCGGGTCGTTGGCGCCCTGGCCGCCGACCCGCATCACGTTCTCGGGCTTCAGGTCGCAGTACAGCCAGCCCTGGTCGTGCAGGTACTCGAAGGCGTCGAGGATCTGCACGGCGTAGCCCAGCGCCTGCGCCGCGTCCACGGCGCAGGACCCGCCGCCCGGGCCGGCCGCGCTGCGGGCCTCCTCCAGGGTGCCGCCGTTGACGTACTCCATCACCAGGTAGCCGGCGTCCCGGTCGGACTCGGGCCGCAGCGCGTGGGTGATGGTGACGATCCTCGGGTGGTTCAGCGCGATCAGCGCCTGCCGTTCGGCGACGAACGCCGCGATGGCCTCCCGGTCCTCCGGGTTGCGCTGCCCCTTCAGCACCCGCCAGGCGCCGTCCATGTCCTCGTCCCGGGCGAGGAACACCCAGCCGACCCCGCCGTTGCCCAGGCAGCCCTCGATCCGGTAGCGCCCGGCGCGCAGGTCGCCGTCGGCCAGGGGCGGGGTGAAGGAGTACCGGGTGCCGCAGTCGGGGCAGAAGCCGGCGACCCGGGGCAGCCGGGGACCGCGGTGGCGGGGGCACCTGGTGTTGCCGCAGTAGCGGGAGTGCTCGGGCACGACCGGCTGCGACACCACCGCCGTCAGGGGGTCGTGGGGTCGCGCGGTCGGCAGCACGGCCGGTCGCTCCCACGGCCGGGACGTCGTCCGCAGCGGCCGTGGGTCGGCCTCCGCGAGCCGGACCGGCCCACCGACGGCGCCGGGCTCGGCACCCGCACCGGCCCCGACGCACTCGTGCCCCCACAGTCGACAGAACCCGTCCTGGTCGACGGTGCCGGGGCAGTTGCGTTCCGCGCAGCCGCGGCTCGCCGTCATCGCGTACCCCCGTTCACGGCTCGCTGGTAGGCCCGTACCGCCCGGCTCGCGGCGGTCACGGCGAAGGCGTCGGGGCGCAGCGCGGCGAGCGCCTCCCGGTAGGCCCGCTCGACCTGCGGGTGCTCGGCCCGGCCCTCGTCGGCGGCCTTCTGCCGGTACGCCTCCAGCCGGCCGGTCAGCTCCGCGTGGCAGCCCCGGCGCAGCCGGCGCCGCGCCGTGTCGGTCCGCTCGACCGCGCGGTCGACGGCGGCCCGAAGGGACCCGTCGTCGCGTTCCGGCTGGACGTCCCCCCGCCACCACTGGCCACGGCCCGCCGCCTCGGCGGCGGT
The nucleotide sequence above comes from Micromonospora sp. M71_S20. Encoded proteins:
- a CDS encoding VWA domain-containing protein, coding for MSPANDLPLRLRVHHTECVSADGAVLDVVATVRGEEPVHAGVRHDDLAEVILLDSSGSMGAPQAKMRAARQATAAAIEALPDGVAFAVVSGTAHATMVYPGDRRLAVADETTRAAARNALRHVAPHGGTAIGTWLLLARHLLATRPGAIGHVILLTDGRNESQRPADLRAAVDDCVGRFTVDCRAIGSADGVHDWDAAELLGIAEALGANPVVPVEDLTGLADDFRAVLTRAMSRRIPDVRLRVRTTGLARVRFVKQVHPALADLSGRGEPAGELGTDYPVGAWSPHDQRDYHVALEVDAMVPGARRRIGWLSVHAGADTTPVEAPLDVEWTEDALRYSEINESVAYYTRQQDYAAAVQRGLAAARAGRVAEAEEHLGRAVALAHASGRDDDVALLARVVDVLDAAGGRVRLKPDVDARLTQSSLVVAHHTSRWGPQEPPAQRDKPAGPSAPWRHCGEEQSGAYCEGCGAHHLSANQPGAGRS
- a CDS encoding serine/threonine-protein kinase, whose translation is MTASRGCAERNCPGTVDQDGFCRLWGHECVGAGAGAEPGAVGGPVRLAEADPRPLRTTSRPWERPAVLPTARPHDPLTAVVSQPVVPEHSRYCGNTRCPRHRGPRLPRVAGFCPDCGTRYSFTPPLADGDLRAGRYRIEGCLGNGGVGWVFLARDEDMDGAWRVLKGQRNPEDREAIAAFVAERQALIALNHPRIVTITHALRPESDRDAGYLVMEYVNGGTLEEARSAAGPGGGSCAVDAAQALGYAVQILDAFEYLHDQGWLYCDLKPENVMRVGGQGANDPIKLVDFGAARRIDNTVSPAWGTVGYTAPEVERLGPAGPSVRSDLYTVGRTLAALTLVPRSTEVTRIPPGQDVLRLPVPARLDPFLRLLARATAAEPEDRFASAAEMREQVRGVRRQVSSATDGVPRPTRSTLFSPSACAFALHTDRDALDVVEIMLGLPVPLVDGADPAAGFLASLGSADPAELIELLRTAPERTAQVTYRAVRAHLATGRVDEAGPLLADFPEELRDWALWWHRGLVALVGRDAATARRWFGQVYGWLPGEVSTRLAYAVACELDGDPRTAADHYRGVWDADPGVVGAAFGLARCLLETADARSAADALLRVPESSRASTAAVTCAVRILLDAPDDGHRLDTALDAAAIVDKLPPFGEREEVEAHILRIALDCDLTEGRHGGRRLFGHRLDEDALRRAFERRCRSRARRTADRRERIALVELANAYRPVTWW